A window of the Gossypium arboreum isolate Shixiya-1 chromosome 2, ASM2569848v2, whole genome shotgun sequence genome harbors these coding sequences:
- the LOC108467300 gene encoding probable receptor-like protein kinase At2g23200, which produces MENLIIIFLFLLPFSSAYTRPNEHFINCGLDFNFTGNGSRNFVGDRYAGVSFFKGKTGTKRETTSSVSQLYWTVRIYSQPSFYEFIIKTSGTYFVRLHFFVPSSSDNLYNAKFTVLASGFDLLSNFSVKNSPAGSPVIKEFLVNIDEGRFKINFIPSQGSNIAFVNAIEVFLTPESFVPDTAPLAGRLRGSFDGLRSRVLHTVYRINVGGDNITTDEDTLWRNWIPDNQFLSDPSSAMKNRLFFKGEPAYTSGRADEYTAPNLVYKTARISIVQEFSRGQSFNITWSSNITWSFNVSKSSRHFVRFHFCEIVSPSIDSVMFDLYIYDKFEKVVYPYNETGQFAVPFYFDFVVDSDKSGVMNVRVGSRNDSEDQMAFLNGIEIMEFVPQDQERSKKGTNLVPIVGSVVGAVVFVVVFIVAMVMFLKCRKRKPLSEKTSNMSPLDLALRISYYEIEQATKNFDSGLLIGEGGFGRVYEGLFRGKKVAVKRSEPGHGQGLLEFRTEIVVLSRIRHRHLVSLIGYCDERSEMILVYEFMEKGTLRDHLYKRSSDVEKPHFARSDLSWKQRLEICIGAAKGLNYLHTGSDGGIIHRDVKSTNILLDERLVAKVADFGVSKFNLPDAEHSANVKGTFGYLDPEYFLSLPLTDKSDVYSFGVVLLEVLCARPAVLASNRREEVNLAEWGMLWLRKGQLEKIMDPVLVDTINPNSLRKFVETTEKCLRPSGNERPVMRDVLWDLEYALQLQLIPMNNGTFEDSTTNVSLEFSMMPVLHRLPSNSFPAVEEEGAALLSVDASDVTASQVFS; this is translated from the coding sequence ATGGAAAACCTTATaattattttcctttttcttctgcCATTCTCATCAGCTTATACACGTCCTAACGAGCACTTCATCAACTGTGGGTTAGATTTCAACTTCACCGGAAACGGCAGTCGGAACTTCGTCGGTGACCGCTACGCCGGCGTTTCTTTCTTTAAAGGAAAAACCGGCACTAAACGAGAAACCACCTCCTCCGTATCCCAACTTTATTGGACGGTGAGAATCTATTCACAGCCATCGTTTTACGAGTTCATAATCAAAACAAGCGGCACTTACTTTGTACGTCTCCATTTCTTTGTTCCTTCATCTTCTGATAATCTGTACAACGCTAAATTCACCGTTTTAGCTTCAGGGTTTGATCTTTTATCGAATTTCTCCGTCAAAAATAGCCCTGCCGGTTCGCCCGTCATAAAGGAATTTTTAGTCAATATCGATGAAGGAAGAttcaaaatcaatttcataccTTCTCAAGGTTCAAACATAGCTTTTGTAAACGCCATTGAAGTGTTTCTAACACCGGAAAGCTTCGTCCCCGACACTGCTCCCCTTGCCGGACGTCTTCGAGGCTCGTTCGACGGTTTACGGTCTCGGGTTTTACATACAGTCTATAGGATCAATGTCGGAGGGGATAATATTACAACAGATGAAGATACACTGTGGAGGAACTGGATACCTGATAATCAGTTCTTGTCTGATCCGTCAAGTGCTATGAAGAACAGGTTGTTTTTCAAAGGTGAACCTGCATACACATCTGGTCGTGCCGATGAATACACTGCCCCAAACCTTGTTTATAAGACTGCAAGGATATCGATTGTACAAGAATTCAGTAGAGGGCAATCTTTCAATATAACATGGAGTTCCAATATAACATGGAGTTTCAATGTGAGTAAAAGTTCAAGACACTTTGTTAGGTTCCATTTTTGTGAAATTGTTAGTCCATCAATTGATTCTGTCATGTTTGATCTTTACATTTACGATAAATTTGAGAAGGTGGTTTATCCGTATAACGAAACCGGACAGTTTGCGGTTCCGTTTTACTTCGATTTCGTGGTGGATTCGGACAAATCCGGGGTCATGAACGTACGTGTCGGCTCTCGGAATGATTCCGAGGATCAAATGGCGTTTTTGAATGGGATTGAAATAATGGAGTTTGTGCCCCAAGACCAAGAGAGGTCTAAAAAAGGGACTAATTTAGTTCCTATAGTTGGCTCTGTTGTTGGGGCTGTTgtatttgttgttgtttttatagTGGCAATGGTTATGTTCTTGAAATGCAGGAAAAGAAAGCCTTTGTCTGAAAAAACATCCAACATGTCTCCTTTGGATCTTGCTCTTAGAATATCTTATTACGAAATCGAGCAAGCAACGAAGAATTTTGATTCCGGTTTATTGATCGGAGAAGGTGGATTTGGGAGAGTGTACGAAGGTTTATTTCGTGGTAAGAAAGTGGCTGTTAAAAGGAGCGAACCAGGACATGGCCAAGGCCTACTGGAATTCCGGACAGAGATTGTTGTCTTGTCCCGAATCCGGCATCGGCATCTCGTTTCTTTGATTGGTTACTGCGACGAAAGATCGGAAATGATATTGGTTTATGAGTTTATGGAGAAGGGTACTCTTAGAGATCATCTATATAAACGGAGTTCCGATGTTGAGAAACCGCATTTTGCTCGGTCCGACTTGTCTTGGAAGCAAAGGCTTGAAATTTGTATTGGTgcagcaaaagggcttaattattTGCACACCGGTTCGGATGGTGGAATCATTCACCGCGATGTTAAGTCCACGAACATCCTACTCGATGAACGGTTAGTAGCCAAAGTTGCCGATTTTGGGGTCTCGAAATTTAACCTTCCGGATGCCGAACATAGTGCTAATGTCAAAGGAACGTTTGGTTATCTCGACCCCGAATACTTCTTATCGCTGCCATTGACGGATAAATCCGACGTGTACTCTTTCGGGGTCGTACTTCTCGAAGTACTTTGTGCGAGGCCAGCGGTTTTGGCATCGAATAGGAGGGAAGAAGTGAACTTAGCTGAATGGGGAATGCTTTGGTTGAGGAAAGGTCAACTCGAGAAGATTATGGATCCGGTGCTAGTTGATACAATCAACCCCAACTCGTTGAGGAAGTTCGTCGAGACAACCGAGAAGTGTTTAAGACCGTCTGGTAACGAAAGACCAGTGATGCGGGACGTGTTGTGGGATTTAGAATACGCATTGCAGCTTCAGTTAATTCCGATGAACAATGGAACATTCGAAGACAGTACGACCAATGTTTCCTTAGAATTCTCAATGATGCCGGTCCTCCATCGGTTACCTTCAAATAGCTTCCCGGCCGTTGAGGAAGAGGGTGCGGCCTTACTATCCGTTGATGCTTCCGATGTAACTGCTAGCCAAGTATTCTCATAA
- the LOC108463924 gene encoding microtubule-associated protein RP/EB family member 1C — translation MATNIGMMDGAYFVGRSEILAWINTTLHLNLSKVEEACSGAVHCQLMDSVHPGMVPMHKVNFDAKSEYEMIQNYKVLQDVFNKLKITKHIEVSKLVKGRPLDNLEFMQWMKRYCDSVNGGGLHSYNPVERREASKGGKEASKKSAPQPSSTKGSTAAPRPTSSHARRNSNDVASTVNPSNQSAKAPSKPSTSMAAYDEQITELKLSVDSLEKERDFYFAKLRDIEILCQTPEIEDSPIVAAIKRILYATDGDASVVTEAQAMLSLDPKEAEALSPIAEASEEKSGSETQKRKNILNTDVDAAGIITLSPRQRLTDASDVHCSGSPLMTY, via the exons ATGGCGACGAACATCGGAATGATGGACGGTGCTTACTTCGTCGGCAGATCTGAGATCCTTGCTTGGATCAACACCACTCTCCATCTCAATCTCTCCAAAGTCGAAGAG GCATGTTCTGGTGCCGTTCACTGTCAGTTGATGGATTCGGTTCATCCAGGGATGGTGCCGATGCACAAAGTCAATTTCGATGCCAAGAGCGAATACGAGATGATCCAGAATTACAAAGTGCTTCAAGATGTctttaacaaactcaaaatcacCAAG CATATTGAGGTGAGCAAGCTGGTGAAAGGAAGACCGCTTGATAATCTGGAGTTCATGCAATGGATGAAAAGATACTGTGATTCGGTTAATGGAGGCGGTCTTCATAG TTACAATCCAGTAGAAAGGAGAGAGGCTTCTAAGGGAGGAAAAGAAGCAAGCAAGAAATCAGCACCACAACCATCCTCAACCAAGGGTTCAACTGCTGCTCCTAGACCTACATCTTCCCATGCTCGAAGGAACAGCAACGATGTTGCTTCAACCGTGAACCCTTCTAATCAATCAGCAAAGGCACCATCCAAACCATCTACATCAATGGCTGCGTATGATGAACAG ATTACTGAGTTGAAGCTATCTGTGGATAGTCTTGAGAAAGAGAGGGATTTTTACTTTGCAAAGTTGAGAGACATTGAGATTCTCTGCCAGACACCCGAAATCGAAGACTCCCCG ATTGTTGCAGCTATCAAAAGGATTTTATATGCTACAGATGGCGACGCATCAGTAGTGACTGAAGCTCAAGCCATGCTGTCACTTGACCCCAAGGAAGCAGAGGCATTGAGTCCAATTGCTGAGGCATCGGAAGAGAAATCCGGTTCCGAGACCCAGAAGAGGAAAAACATTTTGAACACTGATGTAGATGCTGCCGGAATCATTACCTTGTCTCCAAGGCAAAGGCTAACTGATGCATCTGATGTTCACTGCAGTGGGTCACCTCTAATGACTTATTAA
- the LOC108467299 gene encoding probable receptor-like protein kinase At2g23200: MENLIIIFLIFLPFSSAYTLPNEHFINCGSDNNFTGNDGRNFVGDRYAGVSFFKGKTGTKRETTSTVSQLYWTVRIYSQPSFYEFIIKTSGTYFVRLHFFVPSSSDNLYNAKFTVLASGFETVLASGFELLSNFSVKNSPVGSPVIKEFLVDINEGRFKINFIPSQGSNIAFVNAIEVFLTPESFVPDTAPLAGRRRGSFDGLRSRVLHTVYRINVGGATITTDEDTLWRNWIPDDQFLSDPKSAKNSSFFNGEPAYTSGRADEYTAPSLVYKTAKQLNVEDNTSRQFFNITWSFNVSKSSRHFVRFHFCDIVSPSIDSVMFDLYIYDKFDKVVYPYNETGQLEVPFYFDFVVDSDKSGVMNVSVGPRNDSENQRAFLNGIEIMEFMKESSFVVRQERSKKRTNLVPIVGSVVGTVVFVVVFIVAMVMFSKFRKRKPLSEKTSNMSPLDLALRISYYEIEQATKNFDSGLLIGEGGFGRVYEGLFRGKKVAVKRSEPGHGQGLLEFQTEIVVLSRIRHRHLVSLIGYCDERSEMILVYEFMEKGTLRDHLYNQSSDVEKPYIARSDLSWKQRLEICIGAAKGLNYLHTGSDGGIIHRDVKSTNILLDEQLVAKVADFGVSKFNLPDEEHSVDVKGTFGYLDPEYFLSLQLTDKSDVYSFGVVLLEVLCARPAVMASNRREEVNLAEWGMLWLRKGQLEKIIDPMLVDTINPNSLRKFVETTEKCLRPSGNERPMMRDVLWDLEYALQLQLIPMNNGTFEDSTTNVSLEFSMTPVLHRLPSNSFPAVEEEGAALLSVDASDVFSLLSVGEAR, encoded by the coding sequence ATGGAAAACCTTATAattattttccttatttttctGCCATTCTCATCAGCTTATACACTTCCTAACGAGCACTTCATCAACTGTGGGTCAGATAACAACTTCACCGGAAACGACGGTCGGAACTTCGTCGGTGACCGCTACGCCGGCGTTTCTTTCTTTAAAGGAAAAACCGGCACTAAACGAGAAACCACCTCCACCGTATCCCAACTTTATTGGACGGTGAGAATCTATTCACAGCCATCGTTTTACGAGTTCATAATCAAAACAAGCGGCACTTACTTTGTACGTCTCCATTTCTTTGTTCCTTCATCTTCTGATAATCTGTACAACGCTAAGTTCACCGTTTTAGCTTCAGGGTTCGAGACCGTTTTAGCTTCAGGGTTCGAGCTTTTATCGAATTTCTCCGTCAAAAATAGCCCTGTCGGTTCGCCGGTCATCAAGGAATTTTTAGTCGATATTAATGAAGGAAGATTCAAAATCAACTTCATACCTTCTCAAGGTTCAAACATAGCTTTTGTAAACGCCATTGAAGTGTTTCTAACACCGGAAAGCTTCGTCCCCGACACCGCTCCCCTCGCCGGACGTCGTCGAGGCTCGTTCGACGGTTTACGGTCTCGGGTTTTACATACAGTCTATAGGATCAATGTCGGAGGGGCTACTATTACAACAGATGAAGATACACTGTGGAGGAACTGGATACCTGATGATCAGTTCTTGTCTGATCCGAAAAGTGCTAAGAACAGTTCGTTTTTCAATGGTGAACCTGCATACACATCTGGTCGTGCCGATGAATACACTGCCCCAAGCCTTGTTTATAAGACTGCAAAGCAATTGAATGTAGAAGATAACACTAGCAGGcaatttttcaatataacatggAGTTTCAATGTGAGTAAAAGTTCAAGACACTTTGTTAGGTTCCATTTCTGTGACATTGTTAGTCCATCAATTGATTCTGTCATGTTTGATCTTTACATTTACGATAAATTTGACAAGGTGGTTTATCCGTATAACGAAACCGGACAGTTAGAGGTTCCGTTTTACTTCGATTTCGTGGTGGATTCGGACAAATCCGGGGTCATGAACGTAAGTGTCGGCCCTCGGAATGATTCCGAGAATCAAAGGGCGTTTTTGAATGGGATTGAAATAATGGAGTTCATGAAGGAATCCAGCTTTGTTGTGCGCCAAGAGAGGTCtaaaaaaaggactaatttaGTTCCTATAGTTGGCTCTGTTGTTGGGACTGTTgtatttgttgttgtttttatagTGGCAATGGTTATGTTCTCGAAATTCAGGAAAAGAAAGCCTTTGTCTGAAAAAACATCCAACATGTCTCCTTTGGATCTTGCTCTTAGAATATCTTATTACGAAATCGAGCAAGCAACGAAGAATTTCGATTCTGGTTTATTGATCGGAGAAGGTGGATTTGGGAGAGTGTACGAAGGTTTGTTTCGTGGTAAGAAAGTGGCTGTTAAAAGGAGCGAACCAGGGCATGGCCAAGGCCTATTGGAATTCCAGACAGAGATTGTTGTCTTGTCCCGAATCCGGCATCGGCATCTCGTTTCTTTGATTGGTTACTGCGACGAAAGATCGGAAATGATATTGGTTTATGAGTTTATGGAGAAGGGTACTCTTAGAGATCATCTATATAATCAAAGTTCCGATGTTGAGAAACCGTATATTGCTCGGTCCGACTTGTCTTGGAAGCAAAGGCTTGAAATCTGTATTGGTgcagcaaaagggcttaattattTACACACTGGTTCAGATGGTGGAATCATTCACCGCGATGTTAAGTCCACGAACATCCTACTCGATGAACAGTTAGTAGCCAAAGTTGCCGATTTTGGGGTCTCGAAATTTAACCTTCCGGACGAAGAACATAGTGTTGATGTCAAAGGAACGTTTGGTTATCTCGACCCCGAATACTTCTTATCGCTGCAATTGACGGATAAATCCGACGTGTACTCTTTCGGGGTCGTACTTCTCGAAGTACTTTGTGCGAGGCCAGCGGTTATGGCATCGAATAGGAGGGAAGAAGTGAACTTAGCTGAATGGGGAATGCTTTGGTTGAGGAAAGGTCAACTCGAGAAGATTATCGATCCGATGCTAGTTGATACAATCAACCCCAACTCGTTAAGGAAGTTCGTCGAGACAACCGAGAAGTGTTTAAGACCGTCCGGTAACGAAAGACCGATGATGCGGGACGTGTTGTGGGATTTAGAATACGCATTGCAGCTTCAATTAATTCCGATGAACAATGGAACATTCGAAGACAGTACGACTAATGTTTCCTTAGAATTCTCAATGACGCCTGTCCTCCATCGGTTACCTTCAAATAGCTTCCCGGCCGTTGAGGAAGAAGGTGCGGCCTTACTATCCGTTGATGCTTCCGATGTATTCTCATTATTGAGTGTTGGTGAGGCTAGATAG
- the LOC108463594 gene encoding probable LRR receptor-like serine/threonine-protein kinase At4g37250: protein MTSFFSLKLHLHSTIFIVLTFLAVQGSGINVDGLLLLSFKKSILSDPLQALRNWNSTDQTPCSWTGVFCSNTNGSGGEGESRVTALSLPSSQLVGSIPSDLGSIQHLESLDLSNNSLNGSVLESVFNATELRFLDLSNNLMSGVMPETIGRLQSLRFLNLSDNELGGTLPKTLTTIQNLTVVSLKNNYFSGDLPAGFRSLQVLDLSSNLIDGSLPKNFGGDSLTYLNVSYNRLSGKIPSQFAEKIPTNATIDLSFNNLTGEIPDSDVFNNQEPKSFSGNPHLCGEITGRSCPITSSPSSSPPAIAAFPKTTEFADTPGPSPVGEKPRRNRLKPGTIVAIIIGDTAGIGFFLMVFYIIHKLKNKRRVETTTVTQTANDTVNDNWSTTSSSSESRGFTRWSCLRNTKEEYDEESETPSEEDQSQANQRQGMHEHDKKGTLVTVDGENQLELETLLKASAYILGATGSSIMYKAVLEDGTCLAVRRIGENSVVRFKDFDTQVRVIAKMVHPNLVKIRGFYWGVDEKLVIYDFVPNGSLANSRYRKVGSSPCHLPWEARLKIAKGVARGLAYLHDKKHVHANLKPSNILLGPDMEPKIGDFGLERLVTCDTSTKGGVSARNFGSKRSTASRDSFQDLTGPSPSPSPSSFGLSPYRAPESLRSLKPNPKWDVYAFGVILLELLTGKVIVVDESGQGNGIVIEDKIKALRMADAPIRGELEGKEEGLLACFTLGYNCASPVAQKRPSMKEAVQILDKIPSSTSFSQHYFGY, encoded by the exons ATGACTTCCTTCTTCAGCCTTAAACTCCATTTACACTCCACAATTTTCATCGTTCTTACTTTTCTTGCAGTTCAAGGTTCCGGCATAAACGTCGACGGTCTTCTTTTACTGTCTTTCAAAAAATCCATTCTCAGCGACCCTTTACAAGCACTACGAAACTGGAACTCCACCGACCAGACACCGTGTTCTTGGACCGGCGTCTTTTGTAGCAACACCAATGGCAGCGGTGGCGAGGGCGAGTCTCGTGTTACAGCTTTGTCTCTTCCTAGTTCTCAGCTCGTCGGTTCGATACCGTCAGATCTGGGTTCCATTCAACACCTCGAAAGCCTTGATTTGTCCAACAATTCACTTAATGGGTCGGTTTTAGAATCGGTTTTCAATGCGACCGAGCTTCGGTTTCTTGATTTGTCGAATAATTTGATGTCCGGTGTGATGCCGGAAACTATCGGACGGTTGCAAAGTTTGCGGTTTCTTAACCTTTCCGACAATGAGTTAGGTGGGACTTTGCCTAAAACTCTTACTACTATCCAGAATCTAACTGTTGTTTCTTTGAAGAACAATTATTTTTCCGGTGATCTTCCGGCAGGGTTTCGATCTCTTCAAGTTTTAGACCTTTCTTCGAATCTTATCGATGGTTCTTTGCCTAAGAATTTCGGCGGTGACAGTTTAACGTACTTGAACGTGTCTTACAACAGGCTTTCCGGGAAAATTCCGTCGCAATTCGCCGAGAAAATCCCTACCAATGCCACCATCGATCTTTCCTTCAACAATCTCACCGGAGAAATCCCGGATTCCGACGTGTTTAACAACCAAGAACCCAAATCTTTCTCCGGGAATCCTCATCTATGCGGCGAAATAACCGGCCGTAGCTGTCCTATAACTTCTTCACCGTCATCTTCTCCTCCGGCGATCGCAGCTTTTCCGAAAACAACAGAGTTCGCCGACACTCCTGGTCCGTCACCCGTCGGTGAAAAACCACGACGAAACAGGCTTAAACCAGGAACCATAGTAGCAATCATCATCGGAGACACAGCAGGGATTGGATTTTTCCTCATGGTTTTCTACATCATCCACAAATTAAAGAACAAAAGAAGAGTTGAAACCACCACAGTAACACAAACAGCTAACGACACAGTCAACGACAACTGGTCAACGACATCATCGTCGTCGGAATCCAGAGGGTTTACAAGATGGTCGTGTTTGAGGAACACAAAAGAAGAGTACGATGAAGAATCTGAAACCCCTTCTGAAGAAGATCAAAGTCAAGCTAATCAACGGCAAGGAATGCATGAACATGATAAAAAAGGTACATTAGTGACCGTGGATGGCGAAAACCAGCTCGAACTCGAAACTTTACTTAAAGCGTCAGCTTACATTTTAGGTGCCACGGGGTCGAGTATTATGTACAAGGCGGTGCTCGAAGACGGGACTTGTTTAGCGGTTCGAAGGATCGGGGAGAATAGTGTGGTTCGATTTAAAGACTTTGACACTCAAGTTCGAGTTATCGCCAAAATGGTGCACCCTAATTTGGTCAAGATTCGTGGGTTCTATTGGGGAGTCGATGAAAAGCTTGTTATTTACGATTTCGTCCCAAATGGCAGCCTCGCCAACTCGCGTTACA gaAAAGTTGGCTCGTCACCTTGTCATCTTCCATGGGAGGCTCGGCTAAAGATAGCCAAAGGTGTTGCACGAGGGCTAGCTTATCTCCATGACAAGAAACACGTACATGCCAATTTGAAGCCGAGCAATATCTTGTTAGGCCCCGACATGGAACCGAAGATCGGAGACTTCGGTCTCGAAAGGCTTGTAACATGCGACACAAGTACCAAAGGCGGGGTCTCGGCTCGAAACTTCGGTAGCAAAAGGTCGACGGCATCGAGAGACAGCTTCCAAGACCTAACTGGACCAAGTCCGAGTCCAAGCCCAAGCTCATTCGGATTATCACCGTACCGAGCCCCTGAATCTCTCAGGAGCCTCAAGCCTAACCCCAAGTGGGACGTTTACGCGTTTGGTGTCATTCTGCTAGAGCTTCTAACGGGGAAAGTCATAGTCGTGGACGAGTCGGGTCAAGGGAATGGGATCGTGATCGAAGATAAAATCAAGGCGTTGAGGATGGCCGATGCGCCGATCCGGGGCGAATTAGAAGGCAAAGAAGAGGGATTGTTGGCTTGTTTTACGTTGGGGTACAATTGTGCTTCTCCAGTAGCACAAAAGAGACCTTCAATGAAAGAAGCCGTACAAATTCTTGATAAAATCCCTTCTTCAACTTCATTTTCACAACACTATTTTGGATactga